Genomic window (Candidatus Wallbacteria bacterium):
AGTCTGTTCGTTCTTTGCCCTGGCCGGGATTGTTGGTCTGGCTGCAGCCAATCGCGCCCGCCGCAATCTTGTGACACTCGCGCGCCTGCAGATGCTCCGCCAGTATGTGCATGAAGGAGCAGTTGAGCGGGTGCTTGATGAAAATGTCGACCAGGCGCTGGCTGTCGGAGGACGGAGTGTAGCGGTCACTATTCTCTCCAGTGATCTGCGGGGCTTTACTGCGATGAGTTCCGGGATGGCCCCTGAAACGGTCGTGGCACAGCTCAATGAATTCCATGGTGCAATGCTGGAGCAGGTAAAGCTCCATGGCGGTATTCTGGACAAGTTCATCGGCGACGGCATGCTGGCTGTTTTCGGCCTTTCCAGAAGCGATGCAATACCTTCTGCCGCCGCTTCAGCAGCCATTTCCTGCGCCAGAGGGATGATCACTGCCCTTGAAGAACTGAACAGGAAACGCTCAGCCCGTGGCGAAACTCCGCTAGCGATCGGCATCGGCATCCATAGCGGCCAAGTGGTTGCTGGAGCTATCGGTGCTCCAGGGCACCGCCTTGAGTTCACAGTCCTGGGTGACACCGTCAACACCGCTTCACGTCTGGAGTCCGCGACCAAGCAGCTCAAATCACCCATCGCGGTATCAGGGGACACAGCCTTTCTCGCAGGCATCTCCAACCTGCGGCCGCTTGGCAAAGTGGAATTGCGGGGAAAGCCTGAGCCGATAGAGGTGTTCACAGTATCCTGACAGATCTCAAACAATATTAAGACTTCGCTTCAGGAAGATAAACCAGCCTTAACCCGTACATCTGGCTCCAGACGCGGGCAGGGGAATGGTTCCTGAGCTGGGCTCTGCAGAAGTACGGATAACACCAGAAAGAGCCGCCCCGCAGGACTTTGTCGATCCCGGCAGCCTGGTTGAGCGGGTTTTCCACAGGCGATCTCTGGTAATAGTCGGCTTCGAAGCTGTCCCGGCACCATTCCCAGACATTGCCAAGCATGTCATAGAGACCCCAGGGATTGGGTTTCTTCAATCCTACCGGATGAGTCCGGTTTTGACCGTTGTCGTAATACCAGAGATAATCAGGCTCCGCGAAAGTTCCCCACCAGTAACGTGAATCAGTACCCGCCCTGGCTGCATATTCCCATTCCGCTTCAGTGGGGAGTCGGAAGATCCCGATTTTCCTGGACGTCAGGGTTCCGGCAAATTCGCAGCACTCGTCCCAGTTCACCTGCTCCACTGGAAGCGAATTTCCCTTGAAAAGCGAAGGGTTTGTACCCATCACTGCCTGCCACTGTCCCTGGGTGACTTCAAACTTTCCCAGATAAAAATCTTTAGAGATTTTCACCGTGTGCTGCGGGGTTTCCTCGCTGAGATCTGATTCCAGGCAGCCCATCTGGAATTCTCCTGCTCTGATCAGCACAAACTGCATCACAGCTCCGTCGATGTTTATTTCAAGGGTGGGTGGGCTTTCGGCTCCAGCCTGAAAAGGGAACAGAACTGACAGCAAAAGCAGAAGATTAATATAAAACAATTGTTCTCCATGCGCATCAAGTAAGGTTGTTTCATTATACTTCCAATCACATGGAGCTTCAACTTTTCGCCTGCACCTCAAGTGTCCATAAAATAAAAGGGAGAGCAGATCCGCTCTCCCAAGGGGAGGGTTAATTAAACTGATCAGAACATCAATTAATCGCCTTGATACTGGGGCTTACTGAAATATTTTGAGACCATGTTTCTTTTCTGTTGATTCTTCATACTGCCCGCCTCAATCCGCTTTCACAGATTCAGATAGTTGAATTATTGCCTGAACTTCAGTGCTTTTCCAGCTGCAGTCAGTGACAAATTGTGACAATTCATGAGATGATTCTATTCACCGACAGTCACATTCCGGACTGAGCTGAGTTCTCCCTGGGTGGTGGCTGCGCTGATTTCCAGCCTGATTACATGCCCAACGGGACAGTTTTTGGCAACTTGCGCCTTGAGCCCTTTGAGAGTTTCGGAACCGCCGGCTTCTATCCTGAGGATCGAACCGCCTGAAGCAGATGACAGTGAAAGATATTCGTCCTGGCAGAGCATTTTCACGATGATCTTTCCGCAGGCTGTGCTTCCAATATTGGAGAATCCGGCTGTCAGGTTGAGTTCGTCACCAGCGTCGATCCTGTATTCCCCGTTCTGGTCGCAGATATACAGCATGTCAAAGGACAGGGAAATCCCTTGCGGATGATACAGGCTGTCCAGAAATTCGTCCCAGCCTGAAATTTCCGAGAATTTGAGCTGCCTGTATGTTTCCCGGTTACCGTCCCAGTCAACCCTGGTCGGTATGTAAACCGAGAGGCCCGTAGCCCTGGACACACTCCCGCCGGTATTGCCATTGGAGATTATCGCGCCTTCGCTTCCTGATAAGGTTTTGAGCAGGTTTTCAGCCCTGATTTTAAGAGTACCGCTGGAGTCGGTTTTGAGGCAGACGGCGAAATCGCCCAGGTCTATATAGTCCCTGATCATGAATTCCTGGGAATGTTCGATCAATCCCTGAATCCGGTCGTTATAGAACGATGACGCGGTGAGGTCGGCAGTGAAATCATTCAAAGCCTTGATCATGCCTGGAAGTGCGCTGCTGTTTATTGCCGAAAGTGTCACTTCTGCAGAACCCTGGCTTCCACCGCTGTATGACTGCTGATAAAGCCTGACGATTTCCCCGGCCAGTTTGCCGGATTTGATTCCCGGTTCTGCCGTAATGGACGAGAGGATAAGGTCATAGGGCCAGCCTGCTACAGGGATGGTTTCTTCCGAACCGACTGTATAGTCCACATAGTCTCCGGTCTCACAGATCACTTCAGCCATGGCCATCAGGCAGGCGTCATAGCCGAGGATGTCGATTTTCCGGCCGATGTAATCATTCATTTTTTTGGAAAGCAGACCCAGCTGAGGCGTTGAGATGTGGCTGTTGTTATAGAAATCATAAGAAATACCTCTCAGGGGGTTGGCTGGATTTTT
Coding sequences:
- a CDS encoding adenylate/guanylate cyclase domain-containing protein codes for the protein VCSFFALAGIVGLAAANRARRNLVTLARLQMLRQYVHEGAVERVLDENVDQALAVGGRSVAVTILSSDLRGFTAMSSGMAPETVVAQLNEFHGAMLEQVKLHGGILDKFIGDGMLAVFGLSRSDAIPSAAASAAISCARGMITALEELNRKRSARGETPLAIGIGIHSGQVVAGAIGAPGHRLEFTVLGDTVNTASRLESATKQLKSPIAVSGDTAFLAGISNLRPLGKVELRGKPEPIEVFTVS
- a CDS encoding formylglycine-generating enzyme family protein, with the protein product MFYINLLLLLSVLFPFQAGAESPPTLEINIDGAVMQFVLIRAGEFQMGCLESDLSEETPQHTVKISKDFYLGKFEVTQGQWQAVMGTNPSLFKGNSLPVEQVNWDECCEFAGTLTSRKIGIFRLPTEAEWEYAARAGTDSRYWWGTFAEPDYLWYYDNGQNRTHPVGLKKPNPWGLYDMLGNVWEWCRDSFEADYYQRSPVENPLNQAAGIDKVLRGGSFWCYPYFCRAQLRNHSPARVWSQMYGLRLVYLPEAKS
- a CDS encoding clostripain-related cysteine peptidase, producing the protein MIKFGLFCLFFFLAAVPLFAEKPWTVMVFLNGDNDLDSAGKKDVQEMMKVGGSSALNIVVLQDGYGPDNTRRLVIGCGTAEIEKLPELDMGDWNQAFDFFKWSVDNYPAQHYLYVIWNHGDGWRKNPANPLRGISYDFYNNSHISTPQLGLLSKKMNDYIGRKIDILGYDACLMAMAEVICETGDYVDYTVGSEETIPVAGWPYDLILSSITAEPGIKSGKLAGEIVRLYQQSYSGGSQGSAEVTLSAINSSALPGMIKALNDFTADLTASSFYNDRIQGLIEHSQEFMIRDYIDLGDFAVCLKTDSSGTLKIRAENLLKTLSGSEGAIISNGNTGGSVSRATGLSVYIPTRVDWDGNRETYRQLKFSEISGWDEFLDSLYHPQGISLSFDMLYICDQNGEYRIDAGDELNLTAGFSNIGSTACGKIIVKMLCQDEYLSLSSASGGSILRIEAGGSETLKGLKAQVAKNCPVGHVIRLEISAATTQGELSSVRNVTVGE